One genomic region from Argentina anserina chromosome 2, drPotAnse1.1, whole genome shotgun sequence encodes:
- the LOC126784885 gene encoding mediator of RNA polymerase II transcription subunit 19a isoform X1, which yields MDPEGAKFGRGPRELTGAVDLINHYKLHAHHEFFCKRLLPVSISDTHYTYNVVGDTEIRKGDGMQLDQLIQSTYSRDTKPRIQPFDLDVLREAFQLKDTAPIDLPPADKGTPTIAGKSKSGSKDKERKHKKHRDKDRGKDKDKDKEHKKHKHRHKDRSKDKEKEKKKDKHDSGGEPSKKHEKKRKHDGDEDLTDVQRQKKSKHKSSKPDEVGVIKVAG from the exons ATGGATCCTGAAGGAGCAAAGTTTGGAAGAG GACCAAGAGAGCTGACTGGTGCTGTAGATCTCATAAATCATTACAAATTGCATGCACACCATGAGTTTTTCTGCAAGCGTTTGCTTCCTGTATCAATTTCAGACACACACTATACCTACAATGTGGTGGGAGACACAGAAATCAGAAAAGGAGATGGAATGCAATTGGATCAACTTATTCAGAGTACATATTCCAGGGATACTAAACCTCGAATACAGCCTTTTGACCTAGATGTTCTCAGAGAGGCCTTCCAACTTAAAGATACTGCTCCTATTGATTTGCCACCT GCAGATAAGGGGACTCCAACTATTGCCGGAAAATCAAAGAGCGGGTCTAAAGATAAGGAGAGGAAACACAAAAAGCACAGAGACAAAGACAGAGGCAAAGATAAGGACAAAGATAAAGAGCATAAGAAGCACAAACACCGTCATAAAGATCGAAGTAAAGAtaaagaaaaggagaagaaaaaggaCAAACATGATTCGGGCGGTGAGCCCTCAAAGAAACATGAGAAG AAAAGGAAACATGATGGGGATGAAGATCTTACTGATGTTCAGAGACAGAAAAAAAGTAAG CATAAGAGCTCAAAACCAGATGAAGTTGGTGTGATCAAGGTAGCTGGCTGA
- the LOC126784885 gene encoding mediator of RNA polymerase II transcription subunit 19a isoform X2, whose amino-acid sequence MDPEGAKFGRGPRELTGAVDLINHYKLHAHHEFFCKRLLPVSISDTHYTYNVVGDTEIRKGDGMQLDQLIQSTYSRDTKPRIQPFDLDVLREAFQLKDTAPIDLPPADKGTPTIAGKSKSGSKDKERKHKKHRDKDRGKDKDKDKEHKKHKHRHKDRSKDKEKEKKKDKHDSGGEPSKKHEKKRKHDGDEDLTDVQRQKKT is encoded by the exons ATGGATCCTGAAGGAGCAAAGTTTGGAAGAG GACCAAGAGAGCTGACTGGTGCTGTAGATCTCATAAATCATTACAAATTGCATGCACACCATGAGTTTTTCTGCAAGCGTTTGCTTCCTGTATCAATTTCAGACACACACTATACCTACAATGTGGTGGGAGACACAGAAATCAGAAAAGGAGATGGAATGCAATTGGATCAACTTATTCAGAGTACATATTCCAGGGATACTAAACCTCGAATACAGCCTTTTGACCTAGATGTTCTCAGAGAGGCCTTCCAACTTAAAGATACTGCTCCTATTGATTTGCCACCT GCAGATAAGGGGACTCCAACTATTGCCGGAAAATCAAAGAGCGGGTCTAAAGATAAGGAGAGGAAACACAAAAAGCACAGAGACAAAGACAGAGGCAAAGATAAGGACAAAGATAAAGAGCATAAGAAGCACAAACACCGTCATAAAGATCGAAGTAAAGAtaaagaaaaggagaagaaaaaggaCAAACATGATTCGGGCGGTGAGCCCTCAAAGAAACATGAGAAG AAAAGGAAACATGATGGGGATGAAGATCTTACTGATGTTCAGAGACAGAAAAAAA CATAA
- the LOC126784870 gene encoding 3-hydroxy-3-methylglutaryl-coenzyme A reductase-like: MEHGGKPMKMKVKFVDEDLVIPEASDAMSLPLYITNSVFFTLFFSVVYFLLTSWREKIRTNTPLHLIDLSEIVAILALVASFIYLLGFFGINSVQSLDDDIEEDEIILKEDALKVLCGQALDCSVPKMAPIASPKVKVFEEQAMIETPPPTEEDEEIITAVVAGTIPSYSLESKLGDCKRAASIRREALQRVTGKSLEGLPLDGFDYESILGQCCEMPVGYITIPVGIAGPLMLDGREFSVPMATTEGCLVASTNRGCKAINLSGGASSVLLKDGMTRAPVVRFNSAKRAAELKFFMEDPANYETISMVFNKSSRFGRLQTVKCAVAGKNLYMRFCCSTGDAMGMNMVSKGVQNVLDFLQNDFPDMDVIGISGNYCSDKKPAAVNWIEGRGKSVVCEAVIKGEIVSKVLKTNVAALVELNMLKNLTGSAIAGALGGFNAHASNIVSAVYLATGQDPAQNIESSHCITMMEAINDGKDLHISVTMPSIEVGTVGGGTQLASQSACLNLLGVKGANREAPGSNARQLASVVAGSVLAGELSLMSAIAAGQLVKSHMKYNRSNKDVTTVTSA; encoded by the coding sequence ATGGAGCACGGAGGAAAACCCATGAAGATGAAAGTCAAGTTTGTCGATGAGGACCTAGTCATTCCAGAGGCCTCAGACGCCATGTCTCTCCCTCTCTACATCACCAACTCTGTCTTCTTCACCCTCTTCTTCTCCGTCGTCTACTTCTTGCTCACAAGCTGGCGCGAGAAGATCCGTACCAACACCCCTCTTCACCTCATTGATCTCTCTGAGATTGTTGCCATCCTTGCTCTTGTTGCCTCCTTCATCTACCTCCTCGGCTTCTTCGGCATCAATTCTGTTCAGTCCCTCGATGATGAtattgaagaagatgagattATTCTCAAGGAGGATGCTCTCAAAGTCCTTTGTGGTCAGGCCCTTGATTGTTCAGTTCCCAAAATGGCTCCAATTGCTTCACCTAAAGTTAAAGTATTTGAAGAACAGGCAATGATCGAGACTCCTCCGCCAACcgaagaagacgaagagatTATCACGGCTGTTGTGGCTGGAACCATTCCTTCATACTCTCTGGAATCAAAGCTGGGAGATTGCAAGAGGGCAGCTTCTATTAGGCGTGAGGCTTTGCAGAGAGTTACAGGCAAGTCGCTTGAGGGTTTGCCTTTGGACGGATTCGATTACGAGTCTATTTTGGGTCAATGCTGTGAGATGCCAGTTGGTTATATCACCATTCCTGTTGGGATTGCTGGGCCTCTTATGCTTGATGGGAGAGAGTTCTCTGTTCCCATGGCAACAACTGAAGGTTGTTTGGTGGCTAGTACCAACCGTGGTTGCAAAGCTATCAACTTGTCTGGTGGAGCTTCCAGTGTGCTATTGAAGGATGGAATGACCAGAGCACCAGTTGTCAGATTTAACTCTGCTAAACGAGCGGCTGAGTTGAAGTTCTTCATGGAAGACCCTGCTAACTACGAAACTATATCCATGGTTTTCAACAAGTCAAGCAGATTTGGTCGACTTCAGACAGTTAAATGTGCTGTTGCAGGGAAGAACCTGTACATGAGATTCTGCTGCAGCACCGGTGATGCTATGGGGATGAACATGGTCTCTAAAGGTGTTCAGAATGTCCTCGACTTCCTCCAGAATGACTTTCCTGACATGGATGTCattggaatttccggtaacTACTGCTCTGACAAGAAGCCTGCTGCTGTGAACTGGATTGAAGGCCGTGGCAAGTCTGTAGTTTGTGAGGCTGTGATCAAGGGAGAGATAGTGAGTAAGGTGTTGAAAACCAATGTGGCCGCATTAGTGGAGCTTAACATGCTCAAGAACCTTACTGGATCCGCCATCGCTGGTGCTCTTGGTGGTTTCAATGCACATGCCAGTAACATTGTTTCAGCTGTCTACCTCGCTACTGGTCAAGACCCTGCTCAGAACATCGAGAGTTCTCATTGTATCACCATGATGGAAGCTATCAATGATGGAAAGGACCTTCACATCTCAGTGACCATGCCTTCTATTGAGGTTGGTACAGTAGGAGGAGGCACACAACTTGCATCGCAATCGGCATGTTTGAACTTACTTGGAGTGAAGGGAGCTAACAGAGAAGCTCCGGGATCAAATGCAAGGCAATTGGCTAGTGTTGTAGCTGGTTCTGTTCTTGCTGGAGAGCTATCTCTCATGTCTGCTATTGCAGCTGGGCAGCTTGTCAAGAGTCACATGAAGTACAACCGATCAAACAAGGATGTCACAACTGTGACTTCTGCTTGA